In the Plectropomus leopardus isolate mb chromosome 5, YSFRI_Pleo_2.0, whole genome shotgun sequence genome, one interval contains:
- the cep126 gene encoding centrosomal protein of 126 kDa — protein sequence MQVVQGNFFYHSNSRLGANGDLEDEKQLLVDKQKLCRSQARKFSAETNRRRKALEERRKQRDVQEQRLIESILKQRRQQVQDATERFQRAHLSPSQRRRQLFRRNVPNIEDALSQIQGSLSSYTRQSSFLYRNSKVSSCSPSPKPPTVAKSSHRPALSAVEAYTKLLQEQSVTFFRNGQQAEKTLEKQLDHSPQDSQLSDCCNSESLSSKDSLEIEELNHSTKNLQYSYSSFSLVSEKPHLDVRKQNDLCPTSDLTSFSAMMLPGDNSPQSHKVLELKQKKLEDSEGPNNKEHISKSSWGFTSVEQDPKKEPQPALNNCSLLTLCEIISADPEHFELNSSQNSPNDNFINKDASGNTALMSSCPEQDALSDLRQKGGHDDRKLKHPSAAEINLPAKNGNSKDILFETAPKPNIFFDDSTPDNTSQEGTHQQTGKEIHYLSSQKEPSASINNLNKVSNPEHKREKPINTESLQHACLSNIQSDTRKCLKCPEKKVQKLPVSVGTSHPVCEVRVIKGILKKPSKYMSGDSTCVYGSGHLIFAKQGALTIRDSIELTRSKTKDVEINSNVKKKLRWFDELQDKEENITKQMKEKSSNLSQSHNNSEDHQLSLTPVSGAFKPGPCTTPTASTGYHFTKQAWADVGVQVSLPQERGDEVKVPRSSTRTSGPKGPRRECSSRAGAGPVSSRTRKGTVIRPQSATEVSQIAKTQGKTMVPHPPQRIKSVEEKTPYITKAPYGVDHTSVNCKQALAVAQALHKVNSEGFFSPFTLNVIRTDGAVMYTPLPPSYTYPVSKGNTKGTPSSGHQEAQSCSRRRGMAYNEKGLCLDSTPTDEEISQLWHGVRSALATTDAKNMLRRQAVDSGRAVRKVEQSRQPPSSGNRRLPQPSQPTKQTSEPVRSFSSIYNMAFPNEGLVSAAQLHLAEVHAGGLLEETDIVTAMETAQTQRPGTVQQRRQQQGLTTISLEEQKILLSLDRLNHQLHCVREHVGGHTGTRGLILFDAPSTSEVKVTNHHKHRAASANGRSRYHSKL from the exons ATGCAAGTTGTTCAGGGCAACTTTTTCTACCACTC AAACTCCAGGTTGGGAGCAAATGGAGACCTCGAAGATGAGAAACAACTTTTGGTCGATAAGCAGAAGTTATGCAGATCCCAAGCTCGCAAGTTCTCTGCAGAAACCAACCGGCGCAGGAA AGCTCTGGAGGAAAGGCGGAAGCAGCGGGACGTACAGGAGCAACGGCTGATAGAGAGCATCCTGAAGCAGCGCAGACAGCAAGTGCAGGATGCAACTGAGCGCTTTCAACGAGCCCATCTATCTCCGTCTCAGAGACGAAGACAAC tttttagaAGAAATGTACCAAATATTGAAGATGCACTCAGTCAAATTCAAGGCTCCTTGAGTTCATACACCCGGCAGTCCTCGTTTCTGTATAGAAACTCCAAAGTTAGCAG CTGCTCCCCCTCTCCGAAGCCTCCCACAGTTGCTAAATCCTCCCACCGCCCTGCACTCTCTGCGGTGGAGGCCTACACCAAACTGCTCCAGGAGCAGAGCGTCACTTTCTTCAGGAACGGTCAACAAGCTGAAAAGACACTAGAGAAACAACTAGATCACAGTCCACAG GACAGCCAACTCTCTGATTGCTGTAATTCTGAAAGCCTCTCCAGTAAGGACAGTTTGGAGATCGAGGAGCTCAACCACAGCACCAAAAATCTACAGTATTCCTATTCATCATTCTCTCTTGTCTCAGAGAAGCCGCACCTCGATGTGAGAAAGCAAAATGATTTGTGTCCAACATCAGACTTGACTTCTTTCTCAGCAATGATGCTTCCTGGTGATAACTCACCCCAATCACACAAAGTGCTCGAACTTAAGCAGAAAAAACTGGAGGACTCTGAGGGGCCTAACAATAAGGAGCACATTTCCAAATCTTCCTGGGGGTTCACATCTGTTGAGCAAGATCCTAAAAAGGAGCCCCAACCTGCTCTGAACAACTGCAGCTTATTAACTCTTTGTGAAATTATTAGTGCAGATCCAGAACACTTTGAGTTAAACTCCTCACAAAACAGTCCCAATgacaattttataaataaagatgCTTCTGGCAACACAGCACTCATGTCTTCATGTCCTGAACAGGATGCTCTGTCGGATCTCAGACAGAAGGGGGGCCAtgatgacagaaaattaaaacatccATCAGCTGCAGAAATTAATTTGCCTGCCAAAAATGGCAACAGCAAAGACATTTTGTTTGAAACTGCCCCAAAGCCTAATATTTTCTTTGATGATAGTACACCAGATAACACCTCGCAAGAAGGAACTCATCAGCAAACAGGAAAAGAAATCCACTATCTGTCATCCCAGAAAGAGCCTTCTGCTTCCATAAACAACCTCAATAAGGTTTCAAACCCAGAGCACAAAAGGGAGAAGCCCATTAATACAGAATCGCTGCAGCACGCATGCTTGTCGAACATTCAATCAGACACTCGTAAGTGCCTTAAGTGTCCTGAGAAGAAAGTACAAAAATTGCCTGTCTCTGTGGGGACATCTCATCCTGTATGTGAAGTCAGAGTCATTAAAGGAATCCTTAAAAAGCCGTCCAAATATATGTCAGGAGATAGCACGTGTGTGTACGGCTCAGGACATttgatttttgcaaaacaagGAGCTTTAACGATCAGAGATAGTATTGAGTTGACAAGGTCAAAAACTAAGGATGTGGAGATCAACAGCAACGTCAAAAAGAAGCTGCGTTGGTTTGACGAGCTACAAGACAAAGAAGAGAACATAACGAAACAGATGAAGGAGAAGTCTTCCAATCTTTCTCAGTCACATAACAACTCAGAGGACCACCAGCTAAGTCTCACTCCAGTCTCAGGGGCCTTCAAGCCTGGACCCTGCACAACCCCTACAGCCTCCACTGGTTATCACTTTACAAAGCAAGCGTGGGCAGATGTTGGGGTTCAAGTCAGCTTGCCCCAGGAGCGAGGAGACGAGGTCAAGGTGCCAAGGAGCAGCACCAGGACCAGTGGCCCCAAGGGCCCTCGGAGAGAGTGCTCTTCCAGAGCTGGAGCGGGTCCTGTTTCCTCACGGACCAGAAAGGGCACCGTCATACGACCTCAATCTGCCACCGAGGTGAGTCAGATAGCCAAAACCCAAGGGAAGACCATGGTGCCCCACCCACCTCAGAGGATCAAATCGGTGGAAGAAAAGACGCCGTACATCACCAAGGCTCCATATGGTGTGGATCACACTAGTGTCAACTGTAAACAAGCTCTGGCTGTAGCGCAGGCCCTGCACAAGGTAAACTCAGAGGGCTTTTTCTCACCTTTCACACTTAATGTAATAAGAACCGATGGTGCTGTTATGTACACGCCACTGCCACCCTCGTATACCTACCCCGTCTCAAAGGGCAACACGAAGGGCACGCCCAGCTCAGGTCATCAGGAAgctcagagctgcagcagaagaaGGGGGATGGCGTACAATGAAAAAGGCCTCTGTTTAGATTCCACTCCCACAGACGAGGAGATCTCACAGCTCTGGCATGGTGTCCGCAGCGCCTTAGCCACCACGGACG CAAAAAACATGCTCAGACGACAGGCCGTGGACAGCGGGCGAGCTGTGAGGAAAgtggagcagagcagacagCCTCCCAGCTCAGGGAACAGAAGGCTTCCTCAGCCCTCTCAG CCAACCAAACAGACCTCAGAGCCAGTCAGATCATTTTCCAGTATTTACAACATGGCCTTTCCAAATGAAG GTTTGGTGAGCGCAGCCCAGTTACATCTGGCTGAAGTGCATGCTGGAGGCCTACTGGAAGAAACAGATATTGTGACTGCCATGGAAACAGCCCAAACACAGAGGCCTGGCACAGTGCAGCAGCGCAGACAACAGCAGGGACTCACCACCATTTCCTTGGAAGAGCAGAAAATCCTCCTCTCTCTGGACAGACTCAACCACCAGCTGCACT GTGTGCGGGAACATGTGGGGGGCCATACTGGCACGCGTGGCCTCATACTTTTTGATGCACCTTCT ACAAGTGAAGTGAAAGTCACAAACCATCACAAGCACCGTGCAGCCTCAGCTAACGGCCGCTCTCGATACCACAGTAAACTCTGA